Proteins co-encoded in one Anabas testudineus chromosome 8, fAnaTes1.2, whole genome shotgun sequence genomic window:
- the gcat gene encoding 2-amino-3-ketobutyrate coenzyme A ligase, mitochondrial, with the protein MSLGKAARTLVKPVRGVLLRPAAQAQASRRSYAAGAVTEARAVLENELDTIRAAGTWKAERIITSRQGAQINVDGSRGAILNFCANNYLGLSSHPEVVQAGIEAMKLYGAGLSSVRFICGTQDIHKNLEQKLAQFHEREDCILYASCFDANAGLFEVLLGPDDAVLSDELNHASIIDGIRLCRAKRLRYKHMDLGDLENKLRESQSSRMRLVVTDGVFSMDGDVAPLQGICDLAEQYGAMVFIDECHATGFLGPRGRGTDELLGVMDRVHIVNSTLGKALGGAAGGYTVGPKPLIDLLRQRSRPYLFSNSLPPPVVGCATRAVELLLASSEIAQSMTAKTMRFRNKMTQAGFTIAGSAHPICPVMLGDARLASLMADDMLKLGVYVIGFSYPVVPKGKARIRVQISAAHSDEDIDRCVDAFIQTGRKHGVIS; encoded by the exons ATGTCTCTCGGAAAAGCTGCTCGGACTTTGGTGAAACCGGTCCGCGGGGTCCTGCTGCGGCCCGCGGCCCAGGCCCAGGCCTCCAGACGGAGCTACGCCGCTGGCGCCGTCACCGAAGCCCGAGCGGTGCTGGAGAACGAGCTCGACACCATCCGAGCCGCCGGGACGTGGAAGGCGGAGAGGATCATCACCTCCAGGCAGGGAGCGCAGATCAACGTGGACGGCAGCCGGGGCG CCATATTGAATTTCTGTGCCAACAACTACCTTGGACTGTCCAGTCACCCCGAGGTGGTGCAGGCAGGGATCGAGGCCATGAAGCTGTACGGTGCTGGACTGAGCTCCGTCAGATTCATCTGTGGGACCCAG GATATTCATAAAAACCTGGAGCAGAAGCTCGCACAGTTTCACGAGAGGGAGGACTGCATCCTCTATGCTAGCTGTTTCGATGCTAACGCGGGACTCTTTGAG GTGCTGCTGGGCCCAGATGACGCGGTGCTGTCCGACGAGCTGAACCACGCCTCCATCATCGACGGGATCCGTCTGTGTCGAGCGAAGAGGCTGCGCTACAAACACATGGACCTCGGTGATCTGGAGAACAAGCTCCGAGAGTCTCAG TCGTCCCGTATGCGCCTCGTAGTGACAGACGGAGTCTTCTCCATGGACGGAGACGTGGCTCCTTTACAAGGAATCTGTGACCTGGCCGAACAGTACGGAGCCATGGTGTTCATCGATGAATGTCACGCCACAGGATTCCTGGGGCCCCGCGGCAG AGGAACAGACGAGCTGCTGGGAGTCATGGACAGAGTTCACATTGTAAACTCCACCCTGGGGAAAGCGTTGGGTGGAGCAGCTG GTGGTTACACGGTTGGTCCTAAACCTCTCATCGACCTGCTGAGGCAGCGTTCACGGCCGTACCTCTTCTCCAACTCCCTCCCCCCTCCCGTGGTCGGCTGTGCCACTAGGGCGGTGGAGCTGCTCCTCGCGTCCAGTGAGATTGCACAGAGCATGACGGCAAAAACCATGAG GTTCAGGAACAAGATGACACAGGCCGGCTTCACCATCGCTGGCTCAGCTCACCCCATCTGTCCCGTGATGCTCGGCGACGCGCGGCTTGCGTCTTTGATGGCCGACGACATGCTGAAGCTTG GCGTGTATGTGATCGGATTCTCCTACCCAGTGGTACCGAAGGGCAAAGCCAGGATCCGAGTTCAGATTTCAGCTGCACACTCAGACGAAGACATCGACCGCTGCGTCGACGCTTTTATCCAGACGGGCAGGAAGCACGGAGTCATCTCCTGA
- the mcm5 gene encoding DNA replication licensing factor MCM5, whose protein sequence is MSGFDDPGVYYSDSFGGGDGPGVDEGGQKRSQLKKRFREFLRQFRVGTDRTGFTYKYRDELKRHYTLGEYWVEVEMEDLASFDEDLSDCLYKLPTENLPLLEEAAKDVADEVTRPRPVGEETVQDVQVMLKSDAHHASIRSLKSEQVSRLVKVHGIIISATAVRAKATKVCLQCRGCRNVISNIPLPPGLQGYALPRKCNTENAGRVKCPVDPYFIIPDRCVCVDFQTLRLQESPDAVPHGEMPRHLQLYCDRYLCDRVVPGNRVTIMGIYSIKKMAAVKAKGKEKGVGVGIRASYLRVVGIQVDTEGAGRGATGSVSPQEEEELRALAASPNVYESLARSVAPSIYGSDDLKKAITCLLFGGSRKRLPDGLTRRGDINLLMLGDPGTAKSQLLKFVERCSPIGVYTSGKGSSAAGLTASVLRDPNTRGFIMEGGAMVLADGGVVCIDEFDKMREDDRVAIHEAMEQQTISIAKAGITTTLNSRCSVLAAANSVFGRWDDTKGEDNIDFMPTILSRFDMIFIIKDQHDQQRDMTLARHVMNVHLSAQTQTEGVEGEIPLTTFKKYIAYARAKCGPRLSAAAAEKLKNRYVVMRSGAREHERETDKRPSIPITVRQLEAVVRIAESLAKMKLQAVAGEEEVDESLRLFQVSTLDAALSGSLSGVEGFTSQEDQEMISRIEKQLKRRFAIGSQVSEHSIVQDFTKQKYPEHAIYKVLHLMLRRGELQHRMQRKVLYRVK, encoded by the exons ATGTCTGGCTTTGATGACCCGGGAGTTTACTACAGCGACAGCTTCGGCGGTGGAGACGGACCCGGCGTGGACGAGGGCGGACAGAAGCGGAGTCAGCTCAAGAAGCGGTTCCGTGAGTTCCTCCGGCAGTTCCGAGTCGGGACCGACCGAACCGGCTTCACCTATAAATACAG AGATGAGCTGAAGAGACACTACACCCTGGGGGAGTActgggtggaggtggagatggaggaCCTCGCCAGCTTCGACGAGGATCTGTCCGACTGTCTCTACAAGCTGCCCACTGAGAACCTGCCCCTG TTGGAGGAAGCTGCGAAAGACGTAGCTGACGAGGTGACCCGTCCCCGGCCTGTAGGGGAGGAGACGGTACAGGATGTCCAGGTCATGCTGAAAAGCGACGCCCACCACGCTTCCATCCGCAGCCTAAAG TCCGAGCAGGTGTCTCGTCTGGTGAAGGTACACGGCATCATCATCTCAGCCACAGCGGTGAGGGCCAAGGCCACTAAGGTGTGTCTGCAATGTCGCGGCTGTCGCAATGTCATCAGTAACATCCCCCTGCCTCCAGGTCTGCAGGGCTACGCTCTGCCCCGCAAGTGCAACAC GGAGAACGCCGGCAGGGTCAAGTGTCCGGTCGACCCTTACTTCATCATCCCAGATCGCTGCGTTTGTGTCGACTTCCAGACCCTGCGCTTGCAGGAGTCTCCAGACGCCGTGCCTCACGGAGAGATGCCCCGACACCTACAGCTGTACTGTGACAG GTATCTGTGCGACCGCGTGGTCCCAGGAAACAGAGTGACCATCATGGGGATCTACTCCATCAAGAAGATGGCAGCTGTGAAGGCCAAAGGCAAAGAGAAAGGTGTTGGTGTGGGCATCCGTGCTTCCTATCTTCGAGTGGTCGGCATCCAGGTGGACACAGAAGGAGCAG GCCGTGGTGCCACTGGATCAGTGTCtccacaggaggaggaggagctgagagctcTGGCTGCTTCTCCTAACGTCTACGAGTCTCTGGCGCGCTCCGTGGCGCCCTCCATCTACGGCAGTGATGATCTGAAAAAGGCCATCACCTGCCTGCTGTTTGGAGGCTCCAGGAAGAG GCTGCCTGATGGTCTCACTCGTAGGGGCGACATCAACCTGCTGATGCTGGGCGACCCTGGCACAGCAAAGTCTCAGCTGCTGAAGTTCGTGGAGAGATGCTCACCTATCGGG GTTTATACCTCAGGTAAAGGCAGCAGTGCAGCTGGTCTGACGGCCTCGGTGCTGAGGGACCCCAACACTCGTGGATTCATCATGGAGGGAGGAGCCATGGTGCTGGCTGATGGTGGAGTCGTTTGCATCGACGAGTTCGATAAG ATGAGAGAAGACGACAGGGTGGCGATCCACGAGGCCATGGAGCAGCAGACCATCTCCATCGCTAAG GCGGGCATCACCACCACCCTGAACTCCCGCTGCTCCGTACTCGCTGCAGCCAACTCTGTGTTCGGCCGCTGGGACGACACAAAGGGGGAGGACAACATCGACTTCATGCCCACCATCTTGTCCCGTTTTGACATGATCTTCATCATCAAAGACCAACACGACCAGCAGAGGGACATG aCTCTGGCTCGTCACGTGATGAACGTCCACCTGAGCGCTCAGACTCAGACTGAGGGCGTCGAGGGCGAGATTCCACTGACGACCTTTAAGAAATACATCGCCTACGCCCGAGC GAAGTGCGGCCCTCGGCTCTCCGCGGCCGCTGCTGAGAAGCTGAAGAACAGATACGTGGTGATGAGGAGCGGAGCCCGAGAGCACGAACGAGAAACAGATAAGAGACCCTCCATCCCCATCACTGTCAG GCAGCTCGAGGCTGTTGTGCGAATCGCTGAGTCTCTGGCCAAGATGAAGCTGCAGGCTGTGGctggagaggaagaggtggacGAGTCGCTGAGACTGTTCCAGGTCTCCACACTGGACGCTGCGCTGAGCGGCAGCCTGTcag gagtggAGGGCTTCACGTCTCAGGAGGACCAGGAAATGATCTCACGCATCGAGAAACAGCTTAAGAGACGTTTTGCCATTGGTTCCCAGGTGTCTGAGCACAGCATCGTCCAGGACTTCACCAAACAG AAATATCCAGAACACGCCATCTACAAAGTCCTGCACCTGATGCTGAGGAGGGGCGAGCTGCAGCACCGCATGCAGAGGAAAGTGCTGTACAGAGTCAAGTAA